A window of [Ruminococcus] lactaris ATCC 29176 genomic DNA:
TCGGGGGCTTTTGACCCCGACATCATTTAAATCGTATCCGCATCCACCACAAAATCTGTCTTGACCATCAATTAATTTTCCACAGGAAGGACAATATCTCTGTGCAGGAACGTCGTCCCTTTTCTGCTGACCCCTGCCTGCAGACAAGCCTTTTATTTTTGTAATTTTATCAAATAAAGGTAATAACTGCGGTAATGGATCTTCAAATGCTCCCTCATAATAGGCTTTCCCTAATTTTCTGTATAGTTCATCTAAAGTATCTCCTTCATCCAATCCTAATTTGTCTGGATTTACAAAAACTGTCTCATCGTAATTCATGATTCTGCCTTCTTTCTTTTATGCAAGTTCAAATCTCATTGGTTCCATATTATTGCTGTAGCTTACCTGAATGATCGTTCCACGCGGGATATAATACTCTCTTTTTTCACCTAACGGTTGTCCGCTTTCAAGAAAAACCATTCTTTTTTTCTCCGGTGTCAGCCAGTAT
This region includes:
- a CDS encoding zinc ribbon domain-containing protein; protein product: MNYDETVFVNPDKLGLDEGDTLDELYRKLGKAYYEGAFEDPLPQLLPLFDKITKIKGLSAGRGQQKRDDVPAQRYCPSCGKLIDGQDRFCGGCGYDLNDVGVKSPRL